From a single Lentimicrobiaceae bacterium genomic region:
- the map gene encoding type I methionyl aminopeptidase, which produces MIHYKSDEEIELIRLSSLLVGKTLAEVAKNIRPGVKSLELDRIAETFIRDHKAVPAFKGYGGFPNTLCISINDVVVHGIPGNRELKEGDLVSVDCGVVLNGFYGDSAYSFAVGEVPEEVRLLMERTKESLYRGIEAAKAGKRIGDIGFEIQSYVESFGYSVVRDLVGHGLGKHLHEKPEVPNYGKRGVGTMLQKGLVICIEPMINLGTRHVVQEKDGWTIRTSDRKPSAHFEHAIAIREGETEILSSFDEIEKVLASNKN; this is translated from the coding sequence ATGATTCATTACAAATCAGACGAAGAGATTGAATTAATAAGACTGAGTTCTTTACTTGTTGGTAAAACCCTTGCCGAAGTAGCAAAAAATATCAGGCCCGGAGTAAAATCACTGGAACTTGACAGGATAGCCGAAACTTTTATCAGAGATCATAAGGCTGTTCCCGCTTTCAAAGGTTATGGCGGATTCCCCAATACTTTATGCATCTCAATCAATGATGTGGTGGTACATGGAATTCCCGGTAATCGTGAGTTAAAAGAGGGTGACCTTGTTTCGGTCGATTGTGGTGTTGTACTGAATGGCTTTTATGGTGATTCGGCTTACTCGTTTGCAGTTGGTGAAGTTCCTGAAGAAGTTAGATTACTGATGGAACGAACCAAAGAATCGCTATATCGGGGTATCGAAGCAGCAAAAGCTGGTAAACGCATTGGCGATATTGGCTTTGAGATTCAATCGTATGTTGAAAGCTTTGGTTACTCTGTAGTGCGTGATTTAGTCGGACATGGTCTTGGCAAACATCTGCATGAAAAACCTGAAGTTCCGAATTATGGAAAGAGGGGAGTGGGGACTATGCTTCAAAAAGGATTGGTCATTTGCATAGAACCAATGATTAACCTGGGAACAAGGCATGTTGTACAAGAGAAGGATGGATGGACTATCAGAACATCAGACAGGAAACCATCAGCGCATTTTGAGCATGCAATAGCAATCAGGGAAGGGGAAACCGAAATCTTATCTTCATTTGATGAGATAGAAAAAGTACTGGCTTCAAACAAGAACTAA
- the secY gene encoding preprotein translocase subunit SecY — protein MKRLIQTIRNISKIDELRKRIVYTIGIVVLYRLGSYVVLPGVDPNQLANLQNQTSGGLLGLLNMFSGGAFSNASIFALGIMPYISASIVVQLLGMAIPYFQKLQKEGESGRKKINQITRYLTVLITGFQAPGYIANLISQLPAQAITPFDPAVTSPSTFFWVSSVIILISGTLFVMWLGERITDKGIGNGISLIIMIGIIARLPFALFGELVSRMEQKGGGLVIFIVELAVLIGVILVSILLVQGTRRIPVQYAKRIVGNKQYGGVRQYIPLKVNAAGVMPIIFAQAIMFLPLTLAGFAQSEALSGFAATFTNVHGFWYNFVFAILIIVFTYFYTAITINPNQMAEDMKKNNGFIPGVKPGKKTAEFIDQIMSRITLPGSIFLAFVAIMPSLVGKIGVTAQFANFYGGTSLLILVGVVLDTLQQIESHLLMRHYDGLTKSGRIKGRSSVNMG, from the coding sequence ATGAAAAGACTAATTCAGACTATTCGGAACATTTCAAAGATTGACGAGCTGCGCAAGCGTATTGTTTATACAATAGGTATTGTAGTTTTATACAGGCTTGGATCTTATGTAGTGTTGCCGGGAGTAGACCCAAATCAATTAGCTAATCTGCAGAATCAAACTTCTGGTGGATTACTCGGATTGCTAAATATGTTCTCCGGAGGGGCTTTCTCTAATGCTTCTATCTTTGCATTAGGTATCATGCCTTATATCTCTGCATCTATCGTGGTGCAGCTTCTGGGTATGGCTATCCCATATTTCCAGAAATTGCAGAAAGAAGGTGAAAGTGGACGAAAGAAAATTAATCAGATTACCCGTTACCTTACTGTGCTTATTACAGGTTTTCAGGCTCCGGGTTATATTGCCAACCTAATTTCGCAATTACCTGCTCAGGCAATAACACCTTTTGATCCTGCTGTTACTTCTCCTTCTACATTCTTCTGGGTGTCTTCTGTTATCATTCTTATCTCAGGAACACTATTTGTAATGTGGTTAGGTGAAAGAATTACAGATAAAGGTATTGGTAATGGTATTTCACTTATCATTATGATTGGTATTATTGCCCGTCTGCCTTTTGCACTCTTTGGTGAACTGGTTTCACGTATGGAACAGAAAGGTGGTGGATTAGTAATATTTATCGTTGAACTTGCTGTACTTATCGGTGTTATTCTTGTCAGCATCCTGCTCGTTCAGGGAACAAGAAGAATCCCCGTTCAATATGCCAAACGAATTGTAGGAAATAAACAATACGGTGGAGTTAGACAATACATTCCGCTTAAAGTGAATGCTGCAGGAGTTATGCCTATTATCTTTGCACAGGCTATTATGTTTCTGCCATTAACGCTGGCCGGATTTGCTCAATCAGAAGCTTTATCAGGATTTGCTGCAACTTTTACAAATGTTCACGGATTTTGGTATAATTTTGTATTCGCAATTTTGATTATTGTTTTTACCTACTTCTATACTGCCATTACTATTAATCCTAATCAAATGGCAGAGGATATGAAAAAGAACAACGGTTTTATTCCCGGTGTTAAACCTGGTAAGAAAACTGCTGAATTTATTGACCAGATTATGTCAAGAATTACATTGCCTGGCTCAATATTTCTTGCATTTGTTGCAATTATGCCTTCGTTGGTCGGAAAAATCGGAGTTACTGCTCAGTTTGCCAACTTCTACGGAGGAACATCATTGCTGATTTTAGTTGGTGTTGTATTGGATACACTCCAGCAAATTGAAAGTCACTTGTTGATGAGGCACTATGATGGATTGACCAAATCAGGTCGCATCAAAGGACGTTCGTCAGTAAACATGGGTTAA
- the rplO gene encoding 50S ribosomal protein L15 has protein sequence MDLSNLKPAQGSTKSSKRIGRGQGSGGGGTATRGHKGQKSRSGYSRRFGFEGGQMPIYRRLPKFGFNNINRVEYRAVNLDVLQILATSKNIKVIDMDVFIENGLASKNDKVKILGRGEFTAKLEVKAHGFSASAVKAIESNGGQAIKI, from the coding sequence ATGGATTTAAGTAATCTTAAACCGGCACAAGGCTCAACAAAATCGTCAAAAAGAATTGGGCGTGGACAAGGATCAGGTGGCGGTGGTACTGCTACCCGTGGACATAAAGGTCAGAAATCACGCTCAGGTTATAGCAGGCGCTTTGGTTTTGAAGGTGGTCAGATGCCTATCTACAGACGCTTACCTAAATTTGGCTTTAACAATATCAATCGTGTTGAGTATCGCGCTGTTAACCTCGATGTTTTGCAGATACTGGCTACTTCTAAAAATATAAAAGTGATTGATATGGATGTTTTCATCGAGAATGGTCTGGCTTCTAAGAATGATAAAGTTAAAATTCTTGGTCGTGGCGAATTTACAGCCAAACTCGAAGTTAAAGCTCACGGCTTTTCAGCTTCTGCTGTTAAAGCTATTGAATCAAATGGTGGTCAGGCAATAAAAATCTAA
- the rpmD gene encoding 50S ribosomal protein L30, whose product MKKLRVTQIKSGIKQPERQKRTLKALGISKMGRPVDVVATPQIEGMIAKINHLLKVEEI is encoded by the coding sequence ATGAAGAAACTGAGAGTTACACAGATAAAAAGCGGAATTAAACAGCCCGAACGTCAGAAACGCACACTGAAAGCCTTAGGTATTTCTAAAATGGGCAGACCTGTTGATGTGGTTGCAACCCCGCAGATTGAAGGTATGATCGCTAAGATCAACCATCTACTGAAAGTTGAAGAAATCTAA
- the rpsE gene encoding 30S ribosomal protein S5 encodes MANANIKRVKSSEIEFKDRLVSIQRVTKVTKGGRTFSFSAIVVVGNENGVVGYGLGKAKEVTAAIAKGVDDAKKNLVKVPVLKGTIPHEQLGKYGGALVFLKPASPGTGVIAGGAMRAVLESVGVKDVLAKSKGSSNPHSVVKATIDALVNMRDAYTVAQLRGVDLNKVFNG; translated from the coding sequence ATGGCAAACGCAAACATCAAAAGAGTTAAATCCAGCGAAATTGAATTCAAAGACAGGCTGGTAAGTATACAGAGGGTTACTAAAGTTACCAAAGGAGGTCGTACTTTTAGTTTTTCAGCTATCGTTGTGGTTGGAAATGAAAACGGAGTCGTAGGTTATGGCCTTGGTAAAGCTAAAGAAGTAACTGCTGCCATCGCAAAAGGCGTTGACGATGCCAAGAAAAATCTGGTAAAAGTACCTGTTCTGAAAGGCACTATTCCACATGAACAACTGGGTAAATATGGCGGAGCACTTGTGTTTCTGAAACCAGCTTCTCCTGGTACCGGTGTTATCGCTGGTGGTGCTATGCGCGCTGTTCTCGAAAGCGTTGGTGTTAAAGACGTTCTTGCTAAGTCTAAAGGATCTTCTAACCCTCATAGTGTTGTAAAAGCTACCATTGACGCTCTTGTTAATATGCGTGATGCTTATACTGTAGCACAGCTTCGTGGTGTGGATCTGAATAAAGTTTTTAATGGCTAA
- the rplR gene encoding 50S ribosomal protein L18: protein MAIKNRKEYRRHRIKLRIRKVVSGSPEQPRLTVFRSNKQIYAQIVNDLEGKTLVSASSRTPEISGTPIAKLEQAKLVGQLIAQKAIEAGIEKVVFDRNGYLYHGRIKSLAEAARAGGLKF from the coding sequence ATGGCTATTAAGAACAGAAAAGAATACAGAAGGCACAGGATTAAACTCAGAATCCGGAAAGTGGTTTCCGGTTCGCCTGAGCAGCCGCGGTTGACAGTATTCAGAAGCAATAAACAGATTTATGCTCAAATTGTAAATGATTTGGAAGGCAAAACCCTTGTTTCTGCATCGTCACGTACTCCTGAGATTTCGGGAACCCCGATTGCAAAACTTGAACAGGCTAAACTGGTTGGTCAGCTTATAGCCCAAAAAGCAATTGAGGCAGGCATCGAAAAAGTAGTTTTCGATCGCAACGGTTACTTATATCATGGTAGAATCAAATCCCTGGCTGAAGCAGCCAGAGCAGGAGGCCTTAAATTTTAA
- the rplF gene encoding 50S ribosomal protein L6 → MSRIGKMPVVVPAGVEISVSETNLVTIKGKLGTLTQQVDSNVTVQVEGNQLLVGRANESQEARSKHGLYRSLLANMVKGVSEGFTVVQELVGVGYKATATGKLLELALGYSHSIFFEMPAEVSVETVTERGKNPIITLKSHDKQLIGQVAAKIRSLRKPEPYKGKGIRFMGEVVKKKAGKSASDK, encoded by the coding sequence ATGTCGAGAATAGGAAAAATGCCAGTTGTTGTCCCCGCCGGAGTGGAAATTTCGGTTTCGGAAACGAACCTGGTTACCATCAAAGGAAAACTCGGAACTCTTACACAACAGGTTGATTCTAATGTTACCGTTCAGGTAGAAGGAAATCAATTATTGGTTGGAAGGGCAAATGAAAGTCAGGAAGCCAGATCAAAACACGGACTTTATCGTTCGTTACTTGCTAACATGGTGAAAGGTGTATCTGAAGGTTTTACTGTAGTTCAGGAATTGGTTGGAGTCGGATATAAAGCGACTGCTACCGGTAAGTTGCTCGAGTTAGCACTCGGTTACTCGCACAGCATTTTCTTTGAAATGCCTGCTGAAGTTTCAGTTGAAACTGTTACTGAAAGAGGTAAAAACCCAATCATTACACTGAAATCGCACGATAAACAGCTGATTGGTCAGGTTGCAGCTAAGATTCGTTCTTTACGCAAGCCAGAACCATACAAAGGCAAGGGTATTCGCTTCATGGGCGAGGTTGTTAAGAAGAAAGCTGGAAAATCAGCATCTGACAAATAA
- the rpsH gene encoding 30S ribosomal protein S8 — MVTDPIADYLTRIRNAVMANHRIVEIPSSNMKKEITKILFDKGYILNYKFEDESLPGNIKIALKYHPVSKIPAIRSLERVSKPGLRRYVGADELPRVLNGLGIAILSTNKGLMTDKEARNLQIGGEVLCYIS; from the coding sequence ATGGTAACAGATCCTATTGCAGATTACCTGACCCGTATCAGGAACGCCGTAATGGCAAACCACCGGATCGTGGAAATCCCTTCATCTAACATGAAGAAGGAAATAACCAAGATTTTATTTGATAAGGGTTATATTCTCAATTATAAATTTGAGGATGAGTCTTTGCCTGGAAACATAAAAATCGCGTTGAAATATCACCCGGTTTCTAAGATTCCTGCAATCAGAAGTCTTGAAAGGGTAAGTAAACCCGGTTTGCGTCGCTATGTTGGCGCCGATGAACTTCCAAGGGTGCTTAATGGTTTGGGTATCGCTATACTTTCAACCAACAAAGGCCTGATGACCGATAAAGAAGCAAGAAACCTTCAAATCGGTGGTGAAGTTTTATGTTACATCAGCTAA
- the rpsN gene encoding 30S ribosomal protein S14, which yields MAKESMKARERKRERLVAKYAAKRAELKASGDFIGLQKLPKNASPVRLHNRCKLTGRPKGYMRQFGVSRINFRFMALEGLIPGVKKASW from the coding sequence ATGGCCAAGGAATCAATGAAAGCAAGAGAGCGCAAAAGAGAGCGCCTTGTTGCAAAATACGCAGCCAAACGCGCTGAACTTAAAGCTTCAGGTGACTTTATTGGACTGCAGAAATTGCCGAAAAATGCTTCACCTGTACGTTTGCACAATCGTTGCAAATTAACTGGCCGTCCGAAAGGATATATGCGTCAGTTTGGAGTTTCACGTATTAATTTCCGTTTCATGGCCTTAGAAGGACTGATTCCGGGTGTGAAAAAAGCCAGCTGGTAA
- the rplE gene encoding 50S ribosomal protein L5, translating into MNYSPRLKDKYAKEIIPALTEQFQYTTVMQVPKLLKISVNQGLGTAIADKKLIDAGVNEITALTGQKAVATKSKKDISNFKLRKGMPIGVRVTLRGDNMYEFLDRLVSVAIPRIRDFRGINEKGFDGRGNYTLGVTEQIIFPEILIDKVAKINGMDITFVTTARTDKECLALLKEFGLPFKNQK; encoded by the coding sequence ATGAACTATTCACCACGCTTAAAAGATAAATACGCCAAGGAAATTATTCCGGCACTGACAGAGCAGTTCCAATATACAACTGTAATGCAGGTTCCAAAATTGCTGAAGATTAGTGTAAATCAGGGTTTGGGTACAGCTATTGCCGATAAAAAACTTATCGATGCAGGCGTTAACGAAATTACTGCACTTACAGGGCAGAAAGCTGTCGCTACAAAATCTAAAAAAGATATCTCCAACTTTAAGTTGCGTAAGGGAATGCCCATTGGTGTTCGTGTAACCTTAAGGGGTGATAATATGTACGAATTTCTCGACAGATTGGTTTCTGTAGCAATCCCACGTATCAGAGACTTTCGCGGGATTAATGAAAAAGGATTTGATGGTCGTGGAAACTATACACTGGGTGTAACAGAACAGATTATCTTCCCTGAAATCTTAATCGACAAAGTGGCTAAAATCAATGGTATGGATATTACCTTTGTAACTACAGCCCGCACAGACAAAGAATGTCTGGCACTTTTGAAAGAGTTTGGTTTACCGTTCAAAAATCAGAAATAA
- the rplX gene encoding 50S ribosomal protein L24, which translates to MSTKLNIKKSDTVKVIAGDSKGKQGKVLELDVVKQRAIVEGVNLVSKHTKPNAKNAQGGIVKQEAGIHISNLMVVDNSGKPTRVGRKIDTKTNKSVRYSKKSGEVIK; encoded by the coding sequence ATGAGCACGAAATTAAATATTAAGAAAAGCGATACCGTGAAGGTTATTGCTGGTGACTCAAAAGGTAAGCAGGGCAAAGTTCTTGAACTTGATGTTGTAAAACAGCGCGCCATTGTTGAAGGTGTAAACCTGGTTTCAAAACACACCAAACCCAATGCTAAAAATGCTCAGGGTGGAATTGTAAAACAGGAAGCTGGAATCCACATCTCAAACCTTATGGTAGTTGACAACTCCGGTAAACCAACCCGCGTTGGCCGTAAGATTGACACCAAAACTAATAAATCAGTACGTTATTCCAAAAAGTCTGGGGAGGTAATCAAGTAA
- the rplN gene encoding 50S ribosomal protein L14: MIQQESRLTVADNSGAKEVLCIRVLGGTRKKYASIGDKIVVAVKSAIPSGNIKKGTVAKAVVVRTKKEIRRNDGSYIRFDDNAVVLLNNAGEMSGTRIFGPVARELREKQYMKIVSLAPEVL; this comes from the coding sequence ATGATACAACAGGAATCACGTCTTACGGTTGCTGATAACAGCGGAGCTAAAGAAGTTCTGTGCATCCGGGTACTGGGTGGAACACGTAAAAAATATGCCTCTATAGGCGATAAGATCGTAGTTGCCGTTAAAAGTGCTATTCCTTCGGGAAACATTAAAAAAGGAACGGTAGCCAAAGCAGTGGTTGTCAGAACAAAAAAAGAAATTCGTCGCAACGACGGTTCTTACATCAGGTTTGATGACAATGCTGTAGTATTGCTCAATAATGCCGGTGAAATGTCAGGTACCCGTATTTTCGGACCAGTAGCCAGGGAATTGCGCGAAAAGCAATACATGAAGATTGTTTCATTAGCACCCGAGGTGCTGTAA
- the rpsQ gene encoding 30S ribosomal protein S17 produces METRNLRKERIGVVVSNKMQKSIVVQVERREKHPKYGKFVKKSSKFAAHDENDECNIGDTVRIAETRPMSKNKCWRLVEIIERAK; encoded by the coding sequence ATGGAAACCAGAAATCTGAGAAAAGAAAGAATTGGGGTTGTTGTTAGCAATAAAATGCAAAAATCAATCGTCGTTCAGGTTGAGCGCCGTGAGAAACATCCCAAGTACGGAAAGTTTGTAAAAAAATCCTCCAAATTTGCAGCTCATGATGAAAATGATGAGTGTAACATCGGCGACACCGTTCGCATTGCCGAAACCCGGCCGATGAGCAAAAATAAATGCTGGAGATTAGTCGAAATCATTGAAAGAGCGAAGTAA
- the rpmC gene encoding 50S ribosomal protein L29, whose translation MKQEVIRELSTAEIIERLDEERKQLNKLKLNHAVSPLENPNKIKTYRRTIARMITELRSRQLKEAAKGLAGVNNQ comes from the coding sequence ATGAAACAAGAAGTCATTAGAGAGCTTTCAACAGCCGAAATTATTGAACGGCTTGATGAAGAACGCAAGCAGCTTAACAAGCTTAAGCTTAACCATGCTGTTTCGCCTCTTGAAAATCCCAATAAAATCAAAACCTATCGCAGAACCATTGCACGCATGATTACTGAATTGCGCTCACGCCAATTGAAGGAAGCTGCTAAAGGGCTGGCTGGTGTTAACAATCAATAA
- the rplP gene encoding 50S ribosomal protein L16: protein MLQPKKTKYRKMQKGKMKGNTKRGAELSFGSFGIKTLEEAWITGRQIEAARQAVSRHMKREGQIWIRIFPDKPVTKKPAEVRMGKGKGAPEYFVARISPGRLIFEAEGVPMEIAKEALRLAAQKLPVATKFVVRRDYVEESI, encoded by the coding sequence ATGTTACAGCCAAAGAAAACCAAGTACAGGAAAATGCAGAAAGGCAAAATGAAAGGCAACACCAAGCGTGGAGCAGAACTTTCATTTGGTTCATTCGGTATCAAAACCCTGGAAGAAGCCTGGATTACCGGCAGGCAGATTGAAGCTGCCCGTCAGGCAGTTAGCCGTCACATGAAACGTGAAGGACAGATCTGGATTCGCATATTTCCTGACAAACCTGTTACAAAGAAGCCTGCTGAAGTCCGTATGGGTAAAGGTAAAGGAGCTCCTGAATATTTTGTGGCTCGCATCAGCCCAGGACGTCTTATCTTCGAAGCAGAAGGTGTACCCATGGAGATTGCAAAAGAAGCCCTCAGGCTGGCAGCTCAGAAACTACCTGTGGCAACGAAGTTTGTGGTAAGAAGAGATTACGTTGAAGAATCAATATAA
- the rpsC gene encoding 30S ribosomal protein S3 has translation MGQKTNPIGNRLGIIRGWDSNWYGGKHFENKLVEDDQIRKYLNARLSKAGVSKIVIERTLKLVTVTIHTARPGIIIGKGGQEVDKLKEELKKITKKEIQINISEIKRPEMDAVIVANAIARQIEGRISYRRAIKTSIASTMRIGAEGIKVLISGRLAGAEMARREMIKEGRIPLHTLRADIDYAIAEAHTTYGRIGIKVWICKGEVYGKVELTPNVEAAGTGNPREKSMPQRPNNRPPRGNRNTRGPKK, from the coding sequence ATGGGACAAAAGACAAATCCAATAGGTAACAGGCTCGGCATCATCAGAGGATGGGACTCCAACTGGTATGGTGGCAAGCATTTCGAAAACAAACTGGTTGAAGATGACCAGATTCGTAAGTATTTGAATGCGCGTTTGTCGAAGGCTGGTGTTTCGAAAATAGTAATCGAACGCACACTGAAACTCGTTACCGTAACAATACATACCGCCCGCCCGGGTATCATTATCGGAAAAGGTGGTCAGGAAGTTGACAAGCTGAAAGAAGAGTTGAAGAAAATCACCAAAAAGGAGATTCAAATCAATATTTCAGAAATTAAACGCCCTGAAATGGATGCCGTAATCGTTGCAAATGCGATTGCCCGTCAGATTGAAGGCAGGATTTCTTATCGTCGTGCTATCAAAACTTCTATTGCTTCAACCATGCGCATCGGAGCAGAAGGAATCAAAGTTCTTATATCAGGAAGGTTAGCCGGAGCTGAAATGGCCCGTCGCGAAATGATAAAAGAAGGCCGTATTCCTTTACATACACTTCGTGCTGATATTGACTACGCAATAGCAGAAGCTCATACAACTTATGGACGAATTGGTATAAAAGTCTGGATTTGTAAAGGCGAAGTATACGGTAAAGTTGAACTTACACCTAATGTTGAAGCTGCAGGTACAGGCAATCCACGCGAAAAGTCTATGCCACAAAGACCCAACAACAGGCCGCCACGTGGTAACCGCAATACCAGGGGACCCAAGAAATAA
- the rplV gene encoding 50S ribosomal protein L22 — MGSRKHNKAEQVKEARKNESFAKLINCPTSPRKMRLIADMIRGMNVEQALHVLKHSPQDASGRLHKLLLSALANWQAKNEGTRMEDTSLYIKEIGVDGARSLKRIRTAPQGRAHRIRKRSNHVTLLIDNRIAQEVKK; from the coding sequence ATGGGATCACGAAAACATAACAAAGCCGAGCAGGTTAAAGAGGCCAGAAAGAATGAATCTTTTGCCAAATTGATTAACTGCCCAACTTCGCCCAGGAAAATGCGCCTGATAGCAGATATGATCCGCGGCATGAACGTGGAACAGGCTCTTCATGTATTGAAACATTCTCCTCAGGATGCAAGCGGACGTTTACACAAATTGCTGCTCTCTGCACTCGCCAACTGGCAAGCCAAGAACGAAGGTACCCGTATGGAAGATACAAGTCTCTATATTAAAGAGATTGGTGTAGATGGTGCCCGCTCACTCAAACGTATCCGTACCGCCCCACAGGGACGTGCACACCGTATCCGTAAGCGTTCAAACCATGTAACCCTGCTGATTGACAACAGGATTGCTCAGGAAGTTAAAAAATAA
- the rpsS gene encoding 30S ribosomal protein S19: MSRSLKKGPYIDYKLEKKVLDVISTNKKVVIKTWSRASMISPDFVGQTIAVHNGNKFIPVYVTENMVGHKLGEFSPTRIFRGHAGSKDKGKK; the protein is encoded by the coding sequence ATGAGCCGTTCGCTTAAAAAAGGTCCTTATATCGACTATAAACTGGAAAAGAAAGTATTGGATGTTATAAGCACCAACAAAAAAGTGGTTATTAAAACCTGGTCGCGTGCTTCCATGATTTCTCCTGACTTTGTAGGACAAACCATAGCTGTACATAACGGAAATAAATTTATTCCTGTGTATGTTACTGAAAACATGGTAGGTCACAAGCTTGGTGAATTTTCCCCCACACGTATATTCAGGGGACATGCCGGAAGTAAAGATAAAGGTAAAAAATAA
- the rplB gene encoding 50S ribosomal protein L2, which translates to MALKKFKPTTSSQRFKLVSALDDITATSPEKSLLQPKTRSGGRNNDGKMTLRSIGGGHKQQYRVIDFKRDKENIPATVKTIEYDPNRTARIALLFYADGEKRYIVAPNGLKVGQEVISGKGVQPEIGNSLYLSEIPFGTVIHNIELRPGQGAKMARSAGSSAQLMSRDGKFAVIKLPSGETRLILQTCKATVGIVSNTEHNLEVSGKAGRTRWFGRRPRVRAVVMNPVDHPMGGGEGRSTGGHPRSRKGLPAKGYKTRYPKKASNKYIIERRKK; encoded by the coding sequence ATGGCTTTAAAAAAATTCAAACCGACTACTTCAAGTCAGCGCTTCAAACTGGTAAGCGCACTGGATGACATAACTGCCACCAGCCCTGAAAAGAGCCTGTTGCAGCCCAAGACCAGATCGGGAGGCCGCAACAACGATGGAAAAATGACTTTACGGTCCATCGGCGGTGGTCACAAACAACAATACCGTGTAATCGATTTTAAACGTGATAAGGAAAATATTCCTGCAACGGTAAAAACCATCGAATACGATCCGAACCGTACAGCCCGTATCGCCCTTCTGTTTTATGCAGATGGTGAAAAACGCTACATCGTAGCTCCCAACGGACTGAAAGTGGGTCAGGAAGTCATCTCAGGAAAAGGTGTACAGCCAGAAATCGGCAACTCATTATACTTGAGCGAAATTCCTTTCGGAACAGTCATTCATAATATTGAACTCAGACCTGGTCAGGGAGCAAAAATGGCACGTAGCGCCGGATCATCAGCACAGTTGATGTCACGTGATGGTAAATTTGCCGTTATCAAACTTCCTTCAGGAGAAACCCGCCTGATTCTTCAAACATGTAAGGCTACAGTAGGTATTGTATCTAATACTGAACATAACCTTGAAGTATCTGGTAAAGCCGGCCGTACTCGCTGGTTTGGACGTAGGCCCCGTGTCCGCGCTGTGGTTATGAACCCGGTTGATCACCCGATGGGTGGTGGTGAAGGTAGGTCTACAGGAGGTCACCCAAGGTCGCGTAAAGGTTTACCGGCTAAGGGATATAAGACCCGCTACCCGAAGAAGGCTTCGAACAAATATATTATCGAAAGAAGGAAGAAGTAA
- the rplW gene encoding 50S ribosomal protein L23, with amino-acid sequence MGIIIKPVVTEKMTALGEKLHRYGFIVKKDSNKLQIKKAVEEIYGVDVTEVNTMNYAGKTKSRFTKAGMVKGRANSYKKAIVTLAEGETIDFYSNI; translated from the coding sequence ATGGGTATCATAATAAAGCCGGTAGTTACGGAAAAGATGACAGCCTTAGGTGAAAAGCTCCACCGTTATGGGTTTATCGTAAAGAAAGACTCAAACAAATTGCAGATTAAAAAGGCAGTAGAAGAAATCTACGGAGTTGATGTTACTGAAGTTAACACTATGAATTATGCCGGAAAAACCAAATCACGCTTTACAAAAGCAGGAATGGTAAAAGGACGTGCCAATTCATATAAGAAAGCTATCGTAACTTTAGCTGAGGGTGAAACAATTGATTTTTATAGCAATATTTAA